TCATGCCAGAAGAAGTGCTTGTTGTCCCAAGAAAAGTTTTATTTGGTGAAAAGAATGAAAGATATTTTCAGGGTTTCATTCCAAGGAAAAATTTGGAGTTTGAAAATATAATAAGGAAAAAATCTCTATTTATATTGAGAAAAGTTACCTCACCAAAACAGAAAAAACCTGCCGAAGAGGACCCGGAAATGAAGCAGGTAATACCGTATATAATTTTCAAATACAAGGATGAGTTTTTTGTTTATAAAAGATTGGAAAAAAGTGACGAGAAGAGGTTGGTTGAAAAGTATTCCATGGGTATAGGAGGGCATATAAATCCGATAGATAAAGGGGATTTACTTTCAGAAGCCATGAAGAGGGAGTTTTTCGAGGAAGTTGATTACCCGTATAGATACAAGAGCAAGATAATCGGGTTTATAAATGATGATAGTGATGATGTCGGAAAGGTCCACTTTGGTGTTGTATTCCTGGTTGAAGGCTCCAACAAAAGGATAGAAGTAAAGGAAAAAGATAAAATTGTTGGAAGGATGATGACTCTTGCTGAAGCTAGAAAATT
This portion of the Candidatus Aenigmatarchaeota archaeon genome encodes:
- a CDS encoding NUDIX domain-containing protein codes for the protein MPEEVLVVPRKVLFGEKNERYFQGFIPRKNLEFENIIRKKSLFILRKVTSPKQKKPAEEDPEMKQVIPYIIFKYKDEFFVYKRLEKSDEKRLVEKYSMGIGGHINPIDKGDLLSEAMKREFFEEVDYPYRYKSKIIGFINDDSDDVGKVHFGVVFLVEGSNKRIEVKEKDKIVGRMMTLAEARKLRDRMESWSRFVLDWLKVNKM